The sequence below is a genomic window from Streptococcus pantholopis.
CAGCATTGCTTTTTTGATGCTCCCCCAATAGCTGGAGCTGAATGTCAGAAAGGCAGAAATCATCTCTGCAAAAGGTTAGGCTGTCTTTTTTTTCTGTATAAAAGAAATCCTTTCCCAGTTCATAAGTTGGAGCGCTAAACAAAGCTGCTCTCTGATAAAAAACTAGACGGGCTTCCTGCTGAAATTGGCCGAAGATGAGCGGGGTGCTTTCTGAAAGAACTCCGACCTTATGGCTAGCAATCTGGCTGAGGGAGCTTCCTAAGGTTTCTTGATGGTCATAGCTAATTGAAGGACAAATAACAGCAAGTGGCGTAAAAACATTAGTGGCGTCCCTTGTTCCGCCCACGCCCGCTTCGATAAGTGCTAAGTCAACTGGCTTAATGCGGGCGAAATAGGTAAACATCAATAGGGTAACCAGTTCAAATTCTGTGGGTCGCCCCCACTTGGACAGGAGCTGTTCATCCTCTACAAGAGGGCGGATTAGTGCGGCAGTTCGGCATAAATCCTTGTCTGAGATGGGCTGCTGGTTTATAGCAATACGCTCATTGAAACGTGTTATAAAAGGGGAGGTAAAAGTGCCGGCGGTATAGCCTGAAGCAGTCAGGATATGCTGCAGGAAGCTGACTGTTGAGCCCTTGCCATTTGTTCCGACAATATGCAGAGCAGTTATTTTTTGCTGCGGATTATCCAATTTTTCCAGAAGAGCCAGCATACGCGCTTGTTTAGGTCTGCGGCCCTTAGCTTTATAGGAATGAATCCAAGTCAGGGTTTCTTTGTAATCCATATGTTTTCCTTATTTCTTTTTAACCATTATACCATTTTTTGCTCTTCTTTAGCGGCTAAAGCAGGCTGACGGAGCCCTTATGTCATATAAAAATAAAATTGTTCTATTTTTTAATCAAATTGATAATCCTAGTCATTTATGATAAAATGAGGTATTATTATGAGAAAAAATAAATGCATATCAGGTGATTGAATGAAACTCTCTTTGCTGATTACTTTTTTAAATGAGGAAACAATGATTGAAAAGACCCATTTGGCTATGGCTGCTCAGCTTGAACGCCTTTTGGGCCATGAGATTGATGATTATGAGCTGCTGTATGTTGATGATGGCAGCACAGATCGGACCTACAGTCTGATGAAAGCTATTGCAGCTGATGACAGCCATGTCAAGTATATCAGCTTCAGCCGCAATTTTGGCCGTGAAGGCGGTATTTTAGCTGGTTTCAAGTACTCAACCGGGGACGCTGTTATGGTTATGGACGGTGATTTGCAGCACCCGCCCAGTCTGATTCCCGAATTTCTTCAGGCCTATAAAGACGGTTTTGAGGTTGTCAGCGGTCAGCGTGACCGGACAGGCGAGTCAAAATTCAGCACTTTTTTTGCGCGTGCTTTCTATGCTTTTGCCAACTATGCTATGGACGTTAAGCTGACAGACGGTAAATCAG
It includes:
- a CDS encoding bifunctional folylpolyglutamate synthase/dihydrofolate synthase, whose amino-acid sequence is MDYKETLTWIHSYKAKGRRPKQARMLALLEKLDNPQQKITALHIVGTNGKGSTVSFLQHILTASGYTAGTFTSPFITRFNERIAINQQPISDKDLCRTAALIRPLVEDEQLLSKWGRPTEFELVTLLMFTYFARIKPVDLALIEAGVGGTRDATNVFTPLAVICPSISYDHQETLGSSLSQIASHKVGVLSESTPLIFGQFQQEARLVFYQRAALFSAPTYELGKDFFYTEKKDSLTFCRDDFCLSDIQLQLLGEHQKSNAALAAMAALLLSKKRKNITAESIKTGLQKATWPGRAELISPHILLDGAHNEEAMQSLTALLEEHFADKKIYILFAGLKRKPIQKMLACLTPYDLIVTSFDFPGAEDLENYSCHFKKVEDWHLWLKMIPEQTNDLYVVTGSLYFISEVRRYLLASTDSHSI